In one window of Microbacterium sp. PM5 DNA:
- a CDS encoding FCD domain-containing protein, whose product MTDRPTTLPTGSAPLWQPVKKARAHELVIEAIEDRILSGTLQVGDALPPERELASCLEVSRAGVREAVRVLEAQGVLRSQPGAGAAAGTFVAALPRDALTRFLRLHVALSNFTIQDVTDARVVLERASAASAARHLDDIARSQMVDALDRMDQPHSSRDSFNEADTQFHLAIAEASGSALSAALTAAIRSAMKVPILRAAERTEEWPEESDRLRREHRAIFAAIDGGDPDRAADLAEAHIRRAASVLFGLPAAPAQ is encoded by the coding sequence ATGACGGACCGACCCACCACGCTCCCGACCGGCTCCGCACCGCTCTGGCAGCCGGTGAAGAAGGCACGCGCCCACGAGCTCGTCATCGAAGCCATCGAAGACCGGATTCTCTCTGGAACCCTTCAAGTCGGCGATGCGTTGCCGCCGGAGCGGGAGCTCGCCTCCTGCCTGGAAGTCAGCCGGGCCGGCGTGCGAGAAGCCGTTCGCGTGCTCGAGGCTCAGGGCGTGCTGCGTTCACAGCCCGGGGCGGGCGCCGCTGCGGGGACATTCGTGGCGGCGCTGCCCCGCGATGCACTCACCCGCTTCCTGCGTCTGCATGTCGCACTGTCGAACTTCACGATTCAGGACGTGACCGACGCGCGTGTGGTGCTCGAGCGCGCCAGCGCGGCATCCGCTGCGCGCCACCTCGACGACATAGCGCGATCGCAGATGGTCGACGCGCTCGACCGCATGGATCAGCCGCATTCCTCGCGCGACTCGTTCAATGAGGCCGACACGCAGTTTCACCTCGCGATCGCCGAAGCCTCGGGCAGCGCGTTGTCCGCGGCGCTGACCGCCGCGATCCGCAGTGCGATGAAGGTGCCGATCCTGCGCGCCGCCGAACGCACCGAAGAATGGCCCGAAGAATCGGATCGCCTCCGGCGGGAACACCGCGCGATCTTCGCGGCCATCGACGGCGGAGATCCCGATCGCGCGGCCGACCTCGCCGAAGCACACATCCGGCGCGCGGCATCCGTGCTGTTCGGGTTGCCCGCCGCACCCGCGCAATAG